A stretch of bacterium DNA encodes these proteins:
- a CDS encoding carbohydrate ABC transporter permease, translating to IPRELEESALVDGATRVQTMVRIVIPLALPGILSAGVFAFTLSWNEFLYSLIFMNDTIAKTISVGVTSELVRGDDFFWGELMAASLLGSLPVALLYSFFVDRFVAGLTAGAVKG from the coding sequence CATCCCGCGCGAGCTCGAGGAGTCGGCGCTGGTGGACGGCGCGACCCGAGTTCAGACGATGGTGCGGATCGTCATTCCCCTGGCCCTCCCGGGGATCCTCTCCGCCGGCGTGTTCGCGTTCACTCTCTCCTGGAATGAGTTCCTCTACTCGTTGATTTTTATGAACGACACCATCGCCAAGACCATTTCCGTCGGGGTCACCAGCGAGCTGGTCCGCGGCGACGACTTCTTCTGGGGCGAGCTCATGGCGGCGTCGCTGCTCGGCTCGCTCCCGGTGGCGCTCCTCTACTCCTTCTTCGTCGATCGCTTCGTGGCC